In Edaphobacter aggregans, the sequence CTCTAGCCTCGGGCCTTCTCTTCAAGCTCCACGAATCACCACCTTCAACCATCGAACCCAATCGCCCCTACACCCGCTCTGCTAGCATCGACATGGTCCGGTAACCATGTCCAACACACCCGCCAACCCGGCAGACCCCCTTCTCCCCTCCGACTTCGTCCGCATCGAAGTCGCCGCCCTCAACGAGCTAGCTCTCCGCCTCGACGGCCCCATGCTCGCCCCCTTCACCCAGGCCGTCAATCTCCTCCTCCGATCCGCCATCACGCAGAACCGCATCATCGTCACCGGCATTGGCAAAAGCGGCATCATCGCTCGCAAGATCGCAGCCACCCTTCGCTCCACCGGAACACCTGCCCATTATCTCCACCCGGCTGACGCCCTCCACGGCGATCTCGGCATGCTCTCCCGCGGCGACACCGTCCTCGCCCTCTCCGCCAGCGGCGAAACCGAGGAGCTCCTACGCCTCCTTCCCCTCCTCAAGCGCCTCGCCGACAAGCTCATCACCCTCTGTGGCTGCGCCACCTCTACCCTCGCCCAAGCCAGCGACATCACCCTCGACACCAGCGTCTCCGTCGAAGCCTGCCCCCTCAATCTCGCCCCCACAGCCTCCACCACCGTCATGCTCGCCCTCGGCGACGCCCTCGCCCTCGAAGTAAGCCGTCGCCGAGGCTGGAAGGCCGAAGACTTCGCCGAACTCCACCCCGGAGGCCGCCTTGGCAAACGCCTGGCCCGCGTCCGCGACCTCATGCACTCCGGCGATGCCCTCCCGCAAGTCTCCCCAGCCACGCCCATGCCCCAAGTCATCTACGAGATGTCCCGCAAAAAACTAGGCATGACCACAGTCCTCTCTATCGAAGACAGCAACGCCGGCCAACTCCTCGGCATGATCAGCGACGGAGACCTACGCCGCCTCCTCGAGCGCGACGGCCCCCACGCCCTCGAGCGCACCGCCGGCGAGATCATGAACCCCAACCCCCTCACCATCGACGCGAACGCCTTCGCCTCCTCGGCCCTCGCCCTCATGGAAGAAAAGAAAATCACCTCGCTGATCGTCACCACCCCCAACGGCCAAGCAGAAGGCGTCCTGCACCTGCACGACCTCTGGACCCTCGAACTCATCTAGAGCCGACACGATTCGCAAGAGCGAATTCAATCCATGTGCGGTGCTAGGCTAGGATGGAAGCCCCTTGCCCATGAACGAAACAGTACTGATTCATCTCTCTGGTCCAAATCAACCGGGACTTACCGCGGTCCTGACCGCAATTCTGGCCAATTACCATGCCTGTGTGCTTGATATCGGGCAGGCTGTTGTCCATGAAACGCTTGTCCTTGGCCTTCTCATCGAGATCCCGCCCGACAATCTTCTCCACCTTCAAAACGCTCTGGTTGAAAAATCCAGTGAGTTGAACCTGCAGGTCAGTTTCAAGCCTGTAAGCAAATCAGATCTGGAGCATTGGATCTATTCGCAAGGAAAGGATCGCTTCATCATCACCATTCTCGGACGAGCGATCTCCGCGAACCATCTTGCCCGGGTGAGCGCCATCATCGAGGAGCATGGCCTGAACGTGGACCGCATCGAACGACTCTCCGGAAGGAGATCGCTTGCGGTGCATAGCTCCAAATCAAATGCTTGTGTCGAGTTGCATGCGAGCGGAAATGCTACTTCCGAAGCCTCCATGCGAGCCGATTTTCTTGCGACTGCCCATGATCTGCGAATTGACATCGCCTTCCAGCGTGAGAGCATCTTCCGTCGCAACCGTCGCCTCTTCGCCTTCGACATGGATTCCACATTGATCCAGGGCGAAGTCATCGACGAACTAGCAAAGATGGCAGGAGTAGCCGATAAGGTGGTGGCTATTACCGAATCAGCCATGCGCGGCGAGATCGAATTCCAGGAGAGCTTCAGACGGCGCGTATCGTTGCTGCGCGGACTTCCAGAGCAGAAGGTGCATGAACTACTGGGGACGATTCCTCTGGTCGAGGGAGCAGAGCAGTTAATTAGCACGCTCAAGTTGCTTGGTTATAAGACGGCAATCCTATCGGGAGGCTTCACTTTCTTCGCCCGGAATCTACAGCAGCGCCTGGGAATCGACTATGTATTCGCCAACGAACTGGACATCGTCGACGGTAAGGTCAGCGGGCAAGTCAAGACCGAGATCGTGGATGGTGCACGAAAGGCCGAATTGTTGCGCCAGATTGCCCGCAAAGAGAATATTTCGCTCGAGCAAGTGGTTGCAGTAGGCGACGGGGCCAACGATCTCCCCATGCTCGGAATAGCAGGAATGGGCATCGCCTTCCGGGCAAAACCCATCGTTCGGCAAACAGCTGGCCATGCGGTCTCGTTTCTGGGACTGGACAGCCTGCTCTATTTGATCGGGGTGCGAGATCGGGATTTTGATGAATTTCTATCGACTTCTCTCGAGAGGAGGGATTCATTCCAAACATAAGCATTTTGTAATCAGCATTATGCCAATGCTCATTTGAGATATGCCTCCACTTTGACTCTGGTTTACGGTCCCGGCTTCGCTTCCCGTCGCGACGGCTCTTCCGGAGCTCTGCCAAACCCCGCGAATCACCCCCTGCACTTTAATTACGTGTCCGAAGATGTCCAATTTCCGCTCATTGATCTGCGACTACACGCCACTGTTCCTCAAGGACGCCGCCGTTGCAGCCATTTGCATCTACCCCTTGACACCGCGATAAAGAACTCTGTAATTTCCCTCCTGCCACTTGTTGTCCGCTGGGCGTGATCCGAATCGACGTTCAGTTACCCGGGCCCTTTGCTAGATGGTCGGGACAGGGCAAGGTCCTCATCTCCTCTGAGTTTTCTTCTTCTCCCTTCGATCGCGTACCTGCGTGAGGAAGGCTCCTGTCAGGAGGAACGAAATGAAAGCGTTCAAGTTGCGAGAGCTGATGATCCATGTGCAGCCAGCTATTCCATGTAATTTGCCAAACACAATAATCTGCCAAGCAGCCTGCTCCGTGGTGGCAAACACCGTAATCTGTCAGGCAGCCTGCTCCGTGGTGGCAACGGCATGCCATCCTTGCACGGCTGTACACACCTGCGCCGGCTGCAGTGTAGTTGCCTGCACTGCACATCCGTGCAGCGCCTTTGCATGCAGTGCCAATGCATGCAGCGCTTTCCCGTGCAGCGCACATCCCTGCAGTGCCAATGCATGCAGTGCGTTTCCATGCAGTGCTCACCCGTGCAGCGTTAATGTGTGCAGCGTTCATCCGTGCAGCGTTAATGTGTGCAGTGCAGTCGCTTGCAGTGCTGCCGTTGCATGCAGTGCTCGGGTCTGCACCGCTGCAGTAACTGTGATCTGCAATGTCCCTGCAAGCATCTGTGGGGCAGTAACTGTAACTCCGCCGATCGACATCGATCCTGGCGGTCCAGTGGAATCGATAGCCAACCTCGCAGCGCTGAAAGCACAGCTCAAACAGCAACTCGCCGCTGTTGAAGAGCAGGAAAAATCTGTCGGAGAAAGTCTGAAGCCTCAGACCGTCGCCGAAGTCGATGACCTTCAGGCAAAGCTGCAAGGAGCTATAGAAGAGCTAAAGGCTCGTCGCGCCGAACTTGAGAAGCAGGAAAAGAGCAAAGGAAAGGAGCCTGCAAAATAAAAGGAAAAGAATCAGTTAAATCATCGGCCAACGGGCCACTTGGAACCTTCTGATGGATGGCGGCCGTAACAGCACGAGTGTTGTTCCCCTGCGCGACATCCTGGCGGCGAACTTCTGCGCCAACCGGGAATACACACTCGTCTTGTTTGACCGCCTTCCTTCCGATCAGCAGGAGCTTCTCCGCGATCTGACCAAAGATCCTGAGTTTTACGGCGTACTCCTTCCGCCCTCAAACACACAGCGCAAGCCCAAATCCACATGTCAGAGCACGGCTCTGCTTCTCTACTCTCTGATGGAGCCTGGTCCCATTCCCGCCTACGTCCAGGCCACACTTGGTGCCAGTGCGAATCAAGCTATCGCCGAGCTCGTCCTCGATGAGGTCCTCATGATCGAGCACGAGGGTGCATTTGTCTGCGGCAGCGCAGCCTACGATCTTCTTTACAGCGAGCCACATTCTCACCAAACCCCTACCGCGCTCTCCGATCTCACACGCAGCGCTCTCGAGTACGGGCAGATGCTCGGCCTCGAAGATCCCACTATGCTCTCCGCGCGCCTCTACGCCTACAACCGCGTTCCTTTATCCCCTCGCTGGAAGCGCCTTCTCCCCGATCGAGACGGCGCGGCAAAGTGGCTCGGCATCGACCGCAAAGGAGAGCTGCGCCCCCTGCTTGATGATCGATGGGAACTCATCGCTCCATCCGCCGAGATGGAGGGCTGGTTCCAATGGTCTCCGCGGTCCAAACCGCCCCGCAACGGGGACACCGAAACAGGCTACAAACTTTACGTAAGCCCCACCCCCGAGGTCACGCAACAAGCCTTCAAGGCCGTCGTCGACTGCCTTGCCAACTCCGAAGCCTACCACTTTAAAGCCGGCGACGATGGATATGGCCTGCTCCGCCCCGATAAGATCGTCCTCTACTTCCGAAGCTTCGCCGCCCTCGAGAAAGTCGCACACAGCATCGCCGAATGCCTTCCCGGCTGCCCGGCCCAAGGGGTGCCCTTCACGGCCGCCTTCAACGGCAGCAGACTTCTCTCCTGGGGGGTTGATCCCCCTCGCCAAAGCGGCGTTCTCGCGTGGCAGGAGCGTGAAAGCTGGCGCCTTTGGATCACCAACCGCATCGCCGTCGCCATGATCGCTGCCAGCCAATCCCAGAATGGCCGCCTCGCTCCGTGGCGTTTTGCCCTCGAACGTCTTCGCCTCGATGCAATCGACACTGACACCTGGACGCCACTCGCAGCATTTGGACACGCACCTGCAATGGAGGCGAACTAGCCATGCAGATGACCGAGCCCATGGTTCTTCCAATTGACCTGCTCATCCTTCCGGTTCAGGATCTGCCTGAGCATGTACGCCAGCAGGTTAAGGCCGAGGAGGGTGACTTTGCCCTCACCCGCCCAAACTCTCGCACACCATCCCGCATTATCGATGCCGCCGCCGCCGATCTGCTCAAAGAGTTCCGCAGCCCCGTCACTATCGTTGAAGCAGTTATCCGCTACAGCCGCGAACGCAAAATTGACCCTGAACAGATTCTCGAAGAGGCATATCCCTTGCTGGAGCGGCTCGCAGGCAGCCATCTCCTCGTACCGTCGTCCTCCGAAGAAGCCAAAAAGATTCAGGCCTCGCTCGAGGTCCCCTCCCGTTTCCTGGAGTTTGAGGTCGTCCGTTGCCTCCAGTCGCTAGACGACACCGAGCTCTATCAACTCAAGAGCGAGGACGGCCAATTCGTCGCGCTCAAGCTGGGCCGCTCCGATGCCCGGGACCATGCGTTGCGTATGTTTGATCGCGAAGAAGCCATGCTCACCCGCCTCCACGGAGAATCTACCCCACGCTTATTGCGCAGTGGAAAGACTGACAACGGCCAACGCTATCTCGTCATGGAGTGGTGTCCTGGACAAGACTGCGCTACCGCCGCAACGCACCTTCGCTCGCAGGTTGGCATGGCATCGCGTCGCAGGCTGCTCGCTCTTTGCTCTTCGATCCTCGAAGCTTACGTCAGGCTTCACCAGAAGAACGTGATTCACTCCGATATCCATCCTCGCAACGTCCTCATCGACAACTCAGGCGATCCTAACCATCCCGGCCAGGCAAGAATCATCGACTTCGGATTCGCCCGCATCTCCGGCATCGAGCACGAGTACCGCGCCGCCCAACGAGCTGGCGTGGCCTTCTTCTTCGAGCCCGAATACGCCCGCGCTGCCCTGCGCAAACAGCCCCCTCCCGCCTCTTCCGCACTCGGCGAACAGTACGCTCTCTCCGCTCTGCTCTACTCCCTCATCACTGGCAACTACTACCTCGACTTCTCTCTCGAGAAGGAAGAGATGTTACGTCAGATCGCCGAAGATCCTCCTCTTCCCTTCATTCGCCGAGGCGTCTCTGCTTGGCCTGAGCTCGAGCAGATTCTCGCCAAAGCCCTCAGCAAGCACGCTTCCGATCGCTTCCTGACTCTTGCCGAGTTCGCAGCCGCCATCAACGCCCTCGCGCAAAGCCAGGACGTCGCCATCGACGAAGCCGTCCAACCGTCGGCTTACCCCGATGCGCAACAGATGCTCCGCTCTATCATCGAGCGCATGGACGTCGGCGGGAGCCTCTTCGACGCAGGGATCAATGCCGCGCCGAGTGTCTCCGTCACTTACGGTTCGGCAGGCATCGCCTACGCTTTCTATCGCATCGCCTGCACCCGCGACGACCCCCATCTTCTCGCTACGGCCGACCTCTGGTCTGCACGCTCCTCTAAGGATGTTGGCCGGCCCGACGCTTTCTACAGTACCGAGATCGAGATCACCCCCGAGATCGTCGGGCGCATCTCTCCCTACCACACCGCCAGCGGAATCTACGCTGTACAGATGCTCATCGCTCGCGCCCAGGGCGACCTGCTTACCCAGCAGCAAGCAATGGAAGCCTTCCTCTTGACTGCGCGGCAAGCCCCGTGCGAGAGCCTCGACGTCACGCTCGGCCGGTCCGGTCCGCTGCTCGCAGCATCCTTCTTACTCAATGCAATCCGCGGCTGCAAATACATCGAGGCAACTCCGCTCACCACCTTTGGAAATCAAGTCTTCGAAGAAATCTGGGCCGAACTCGATACCTTTAAACCGATCCGCGAGTGCAAGCAAATCGCCTACTCGGGAGCCGCCCACGGATGGGCCGGCATCCTCTTCGCTACCTTGAATTGGTGCAAGGTCTCCGGCGCTCCCTTACCTCACACCTTGGAAGAACGACTCGACCAGCTCGCACGCATGGCCGAACACTTCGGCCGCTGCACCCGCTGGAAGTGGAGCATCCGCCCCATGAGCG encodes:
- a CDS encoding SIS domain-containing protein, whose product is MSNTPANPADPLLPSDFVRIEVAALNELALRLDGPMLAPFTQAVNLLLRSAITQNRIIVTGIGKSGIIARKIAATLRSTGTPAHYLHPADALHGDLGMLSRGDTVLALSASGETEELLRLLPLLKRLADKLITLCGCATSTLAQASDITLDTSVSVEACPLNLAPTASTTVMLALGDALALEVSRRRGWKAEDFAELHPGGRLGKRLARVRDLMHSGDALPQVSPATPMPQVIYEMSRKKLGMTTVLSIEDSNAGQLLGMISDGDLRRLLERDGPHALERTAGEIMNPNPLTIDANAFASSALALMEEKKITSLIVTTPNGQAEGVLHLHDLWTLELI
- the serB gene encoding phosphoserine phosphatase SerB codes for the protein MNETVLIHLSGPNQPGLTAVLTAILANYHACVLDIGQAVVHETLVLGLLIEIPPDNLLHLQNALVEKSSELNLQVSFKPVSKSDLEHWIYSQGKDRFIITILGRAISANHLARVSAIIEEHGLNVDRIERLSGRRSLAVHSSKSNACVELHASGNATSEASMRADFLATAHDLRIDIAFQRESIFRRNRRLFAFDMDSTLIQGEVIDELAKMAGVADKVVAITESAMRGEIEFQESFRRRVSLLRGLPEQKVHELLGTIPLVEGAEQLISTLKLLGYKTAILSGGFTFFARNLQQRLGIDYVFANELDIVDGKVSGQVKTEIVDGARKAELLRQIARKENISLEQVVAVGDGANDLPMLGIAGMGIAFRAKPIVRQTAGHAVSFLGLDSLLYLIGVRDRDFDEFLSTSLERRDSFQT
- a CDS encoding lanthionine synthetase LanC family protein, producing MQMTEPMVLPIDLLILPVQDLPEHVRQQVKAEEGDFALTRPNSRTPSRIIDAAAADLLKEFRSPVTIVEAVIRYSRERKIDPEQILEEAYPLLERLAGSHLLVPSSSEEAKKIQASLEVPSRFLEFEVVRCLQSLDDTELYQLKSEDGQFVALKLGRSDARDHALRMFDREEAMLTRLHGESTPRLLRSGKTDNGQRYLVMEWCPGQDCATAATHLRSQVGMASRRRLLALCSSILEAYVRLHQKNVIHSDIHPRNVLIDNSGDPNHPGQARIIDFGFARISGIEHEYRAAQRAGVAFFFEPEYARAALRKQPPPASSALGEQYALSALLYSLITGNYYLDFSLEKEEMLRQIAEDPPLPFIRRGVSAWPELEQILAKALSKHASDRFLTLAEFAAAINALAQSQDVAIDEAVQPSAYPDAQQMLRSIIERMDVGGSLFDAGINAAPSVSVTYGSAGIAYAFYRIACTRDDPHLLATADLWSARSSKDVGRPDAFYSTEIEITPEIVGRISPYHTASGIYAVQMLIARAQGDLLTQQQAMEAFLLTARQAPCESLDVTLGRSGPLLAASFLLNAIRGCKYIEATPLTTFGNQVFEEIWAELDTFKPIRECKQIAYSGAAHGWAGILFATLNWCKVSGAPLPHTLEERLDQLARMAEHFGRCTRWKWSIRPMSAAQGSQYMAGWCNGSAGFVFLWTLAHRMLGQPEHSRLAEGAAYDAWESESPLGNLCCGYAGQAYALLNMYKHSGEPVWLYRAQALAQRAARAILDMPHGETFQDLVLRGDSLYKGEVGVALLTEELNRPEYAAMPFFELES